Below is a genomic region from candidate division KSB1 bacterium.
TCTCTCCAACTCGTAAAGATAGTTTAAAAGCACACTCCTTGCCAATATACTTTTTGTATTCGCTTATTGAAGACAATACAGTTGGCAAATATATTTCTTTTGGCTGCTCGTTATCATCTTCGTTATCAAAATCTTCATCAATGTCTTCGTCAAAGCCATCATCTTCATCGTATAAAGCACCATCTACTTCGTATATGAAGTCTGTATCTTGTAATATTTTCGCAAACACAAAAATCACTTTTGTATTCAAGACCTTTGCTGCCTTGACAAATTCCTCGAAGTCACCGATAAATGGTAATCCTTCACTTTCGTCTTTTTCTGTGCTGCCTTCCACGCGTATTGGAAATAGATCACATGAAGTTATCTTTTCAACAAGTTCTTTTGAATTCATTTCGGACTCCTTCTCATATACAGTCCCTGCACCTTGCCTCGCGAAGCCAGTGCAAATTCCTCCACAAATTAGGACCCGCTCATATCTCCATCTAACTAATTTTATATCAGCTTGACAAACTCATCAAACCAAAACACCGTATCCACCGGGCCGGGCGAGGCTTCGGAATGGAATTGCACGCCCATGAACGGCTTACTACGGTGGCGAATGCTTCATCATTTTACGCCCACAATAAATTAAATTTAAGATGTTTCCGGCAAGTTTAAATCCCCATTGATCAACTGGGTTCTTTTGAATTCTACTTCAGCAATCAATTGTTGAGCATTTTGAAATTGAGGAAGAGCTTCTTTCTCAGAGGGGATAACAAAATCATCGTAATCAAAATCCTGCCTCGAGTCAAATGCGGTATGGGCAATTTCACTGAAGCGTTTATCGAAAATGTTCGTCTTGACAAAGTATTGGTCAAACAACGTTAAGGTGCCGGAGTGTTTCTTGCTATCGAGCTTGATCAAACTCAACAATGAACGAATAGCATTGAAAATGGCGTAATAAGAGCGATTGATACTGCCATCATACATCTGATTATTCAAGAGAAATTCTGCTTGCTTCAATAAGCTTTTCGCTTTTTGAAAACGATGCTCTGACAAATCAAGCACTTTTTGTTCTAACATAATCGCACACTATCACGTTGAATTTCCTGATAAAACAAGGTTTGATAGAACTCATTCTGTTGCCAAATTTTTAAATCTTTGATGACGGGTGAAATACAAACGCCATGCTTTAAGGAATAATTCGAAGAAAGCTTGCTCAATTCTTTTCGCAGTTGATAATCGAACTGCTTAACAATGATGAGAATGTCAATGTCAGAATCTTTCTCAGCCTCGTTGCGCGCCAAGGAGCCAAATAAGTATTCCGCAACCAGATTGTCGCGCAATATCATTTTGGTTTCATCGGAGAAGCTTTTGATGATTTTTTCAACCACCGGATTCATTGCTACTTTTCTTGTTTAGTGAGATCAATAATGTCTATAGCGATATGATGAAATTACCCATCTTTAAGCCTTCCAGTGCCGGCGCCGAAGATCACGAACCCATGCCACGCTGTCGCTCATATCGTCACGATCTTTCCACATTCCGATAAACGGCTCATTCTTTAATTTCGATCTTTTCGCCTTTTGCGCGAAAGCCGGGCGCTTACGCGAAACTTTTTTTCCGCTTTCTTCCTCGGCTGCCATTTTTCTTGTCGAGTCTTCGTTCCAGCTCGGCGCGGCTAATCGTTTTTTCTTTGCGCCACTTTTCAACAAG
It encodes:
- a CDS encoding nucleotidyltransferase domain-containing protein, with the protein product MNPVVEKIIKSFSDETKMILRDNLVAEYLFGSLARNEAEKDSDIDILIIVKQFDYQLRKELSKLSSNYSLKHGVCISPVIKDLKIWQQNEFYQTLFYQEIQRDSVRLC
- a CDS encoding HEPN domain-containing protein, which produces MLEQKVLDLSEHRFQKAKSLLKQAEFLLNNQMYDGSINRSYYAIFNAIRSLLSLIKLDSKKHSGTLTLFDQYFVKTNIFDKRFSEIAHTAFDSRQDFDYDDFVIPSEKEALPQFQNAQQLIAEVEFKRTQLINGDLNLPETS